Proteins from a genomic interval of Trifolium pratense cultivar HEN17-A07 linkage group LG6, ARS_RC_1.1, whole genome shotgun sequence:
- the LOC123892315 gene encoding trihelix transcription factor ASIL2-like codes for MASSPTDSNPPSAVPLPLSLPAPPPPPPPTTTTSSRRLPPPCWTPEETSALIDSYRDKWYSLGRTNLKAIHWQEVADAVTAKCPNASPTHKTAVQCRHKMEKLRKRYRSEIQRLRSLPVPRSRSSSSWVHFKSMDSMEKGPSPPPMKIENPNHLNHRETLIDNDDLDDDDLYEELRSAAGGGSGNSRSINKLYRNGVSGGGGGPPGGGFRIRIPSGVSVAQTFIGNHLQKMIDNRSGSESGSRINGGGMRLNKERVGLGKREREREVEREKDPIGEMVNAIKVLRDGFVRMEQMKMEMAREIETMRMEMEMKRTEMILESQQKIVEAFAKAVSEKNKKRKLHKGNSNNNNNSNTNNNIASPSES; via the coding sequence ATGGCTTCTTCACCAACTGACTCCAATCCACCATCCGCCGTTCCTCTCCCTCTCTCCTTACCtgctccaccaccaccaccaccaccaacaacaacaacctctTCCCGCCGTCTTCCTCCTCCTTGCTGGACACCAGAAGAAACATCTGCCTTAATCGATTCATATCGTGACAAATGGTATTCTCTTGGCCGTACGAATCTCAAAGCAATTCATTGGCAAGAAGTTGCTGACGCCGTTACCGCTAAGTGCCCTAACGCTTCACCGACACACAAAACCGCCGTTCAGTGCCGTcataaaatggaaaaattaCGTAAACGTTACCGATCTGAGATCCAACGGCTTAGATCTCTTCCTGTTCCCAGATctcgttcttcttcttcttgggTTCATTTTAAATCTATGGATTCTATGGAAAAAGGTCCTTCTCCTCCGCcgatgaaaattgaaaaccctaATCATCTTAATCACCGTGAAACCCTAATTGATAACGATGATCTTGACGATGATGATCTTTACGAGGAACTTAGAAGTGCTGCTGGTGGTGGATCTGGAAATAGCAGGAGTATCAATAAACTCTACCGGAATGGAGTttctggtggtggtggtggtccTCCCGGTGGTGGTTTTCGTATCAGGATTCCGAGTGGCGTTAGCGTGGCGCAAACTTTCATCGGTAACCATCTTCAGAAAATGATTGATAACCGATCGGGTTCGGAATCTGGTTCTCGGATCAATGGCGGTGGAATGAGGCTTAATAAAGAGAGAGTTGGATTGGGgaagagagagagggagagagaggtagagagagaaaaagatcCAATTGGTGAAATGGTGAATGCTATTAAGGTTTTGAGAGATGGGTTTGTGAGAATGGAGCAAATGAAAATGGAGATGGCTAGAGAGATTGAAACCATGCGTATGGAGATGGAGATGAAGCGTACTGAAATGATTCTTGAGTCTCAGCAGAAGATTGTTGAAGCTTTTGCGAAAGCAGTTTcggagaagaacaagaagaggaAACTGCATAAGGGTAATagtaacaacaataacaatagcAACACCAATAACAACATAGCTTCACCCTCAGAATCGTAG